The window GGGGAACGTAGCAAAGCGGAGAGGCTTGGCAGTGCGGACAGCCTTTGGATTGTGCGTCTGGTTTGCGGGGGCTGTACGGGACTGGTGGTGGCACGCAGGCCCGCACTAACTCGGGCTGTGGTTTTGTTTTTTTGCCTTTGCCCCGCAGGGATCAAACACATCAAAAAAACAAAAAGGAACAGACGTGGCGAGGAGCGGATGGCAAGCAAGGGGAGGAAAATGCAAATAGGGTTTGTGCGGCTGCTAAATATGCGCTGTACTCTGATACCGATTTACCTGCTTATGCTTTTTTGCTAAGCGGGTGATCCATTAACAACAATCAGTGTGCAGCGCATGTTTTAAGGCGTGAAGATTTGCATTTTTCCGCACTGCAGCCTTGCCAACGCACCACAGGCACACCGCTTCACCAAGTATTTTTCCGACCCCTCGATGGGGAAGAAAAAATAAACTGCTCACTCTCGTATCGCACCACTCTCGGCATGGTTCCGCCCGTGCGGAACCAACTACTGCCCTACTGCTTTTTGGTGGAGTTGATATAAAGATTTTACTGGGGGTTATCTCTTTTTCTGGATGTTTGAGGGATCTCTGCTTGTATGAAAAATATCAAGGATCAAGATTGCTTTACTGGTAATCTCGTAAATTATTTTATAGCTCCATATTACTTTATAACGATAATTACCAGGTTCACCCTTTAAATTAGGCTCTTCTTCAAATTTCTCAGGAAAGTCGCTCAAAGACTTGGATTGTGCTACT is drawn from Marivirga arenosa and contains these coding sequences:
- a CDS encoding type II toxin-antitoxin system RelE/ParE family toxin, which translates into the protein MVKKRLGIIWDDEAKRSLRSIYNYIKKRESIEVAKKVRNEIVAQSKSLSDFPEKFEEEPNLKGEPGNYRYKVIWSYKIIYEITSKAILILDIFHTSRDPSNIQKKR